Proteins encoded in a region of the Streptomyces sp. NBC_00258 genome:
- a CDS encoding TerD family protein: MGVTLAKGGNVSLSKAAPNLTQVMIGLGWDARSTTGADFDLDASALLCNSGRVLGDEWFIFYNQLKSPDGSVEHTGDNLTGEGDGDDESLLIDLSKVPANVDKIVFPVSIHDADNRGQTFGQVSNAFIRVVNQADGQELARYDLSEDASTETAMIFGEVYRYGAEWKFRAVGQGYASGLRGIALDFGVNVS, translated from the coding sequence ATGGGCGTCACGCTCGCCAAGGGGGGCAATGTCTCCCTCTCCAAGGCCGCACCGAACCTCACACAGGTGATGATCGGGCTCGGCTGGGACGCACGCTCGACCACCGGAGCAGACTTCGACCTCGATGCCAGCGCGCTGCTGTGCAACTCGGGGCGGGTGCTCGGTGACGAGTGGTTCATCTTCTACAACCAGCTCAAGAGCCCCGACGGCTCGGTCGAGCACACCGGGGACAACCTCACGGGTGAGGGCGACGGCGACGACGAGTCACTCCTGATCGACCTCTCCAAGGTGCCCGCCAACGTCGACAAGATCGTCTTTCCCGTCTCGATCCACGACGCCGACAACCGGGGCCAGACCTTCGGTCAGGTCAGCAACGCCTTCATCCGGGTCGTCAACCAGGCCGACGGCCAGGAGCTCGCCCGCTACGACCTCTCCGAGGACGCCTCCACGGAGACCGCGATGATCTTCGGCGAGGTCTACCGCTACGGCGCCGAATGGAAGTTCCGCGCGGTGGGACAGGGGTACGCGTCCGGTCTGCGGGGCATCGCCCTGGACTTCGGGGTCAACGTCTCGTAG
- a CDS encoding DUF475 domain-containing protein — translation MVLKTFGWSFAVTALGLVAAVLIDGWTAFGIVLILSILEISLSFDNAVVNAGILKKMSAFWQKIFLTIGILIAVFGMRLVFPVVIVAISASLGPIEAVDLALNDADRYQELVTDAHPSIAAFGGMFLLMIFLDFIFEDRDIKWLGWLERPLAKLGKVDMLSACIALIILLITALYLAPKAHLHAGSADKAETVLLSGVAGLITYLVVGGLSGFFENRLEEAEEREHEAEEEAQREGKKVSAGALVGKAAFFMFLYLEVLDASFSFDGVIGAFAITNDIILMALGLGIGAMYVRSLTVYLVRQGTLDDYVYLEHGAHYAIGALAGILLITIRFEVNEIVTGLIGVVLIAWSFWSSVRRNRAIAAAEGKAEASDDKAEISSGV, via the coding sequence GTGGTTCTGAAAACCTTCGGCTGGTCGTTCGCGGTCACCGCGCTCGGCTTGGTCGCAGCGGTGCTGATCGACGGATGGACCGCGTTCGGGATCGTGCTGATCCTGTCGATCCTCGAGATCTCGCTGTCGTTCGACAACGCGGTGGTCAACGCCGGAATCCTGAAGAAGATGAGTGCCTTCTGGCAGAAGATCTTCCTCACCATCGGCATCCTGATCGCCGTCTTCGGCATGCGGCTCGTATTCCCCGTCGTGATCGTCGCGATCAGTGCCTCGCTCGGACCCATCGAGGCGGTCGACCTGGCACTGAACGACGCCGACCGCTACCAGGAACTGGTCACCGACGCCCACCCGTCGATCGCGGCCTTCGGTGGCATGTTCCTGCTGATGATCTTCCTCGACTTCATCTTCGAGGACCGTGACATCAAGTGGCTCGGCTGGCTGGAGCGCCCGCTCGCCAAGCTCGGCAAGGTCGACATGCTCTCGGCCTGCATCGCGCTCATCATCCTGCTGATCACCGCGCTGTACCTCGCCCCGAAGGCCCACCTGCACGCCGGATCCGCCGACAAGGCGGAGACGGTGCTGCTCTCCGGCGTCGCCGGACTCATCACCTACCTGGTCGTCGGTGGACTCTCCGGCTTCTTCGAGAACCGTCTCGAGGAAGCGGAGGAGCGTGAGCACGAGGCCGAGGAGGAGGCCCAGCGCGAGGGCAAGAAGGTCTCCGCAGGGGCGCTCGTCGGCAAGGCCGCCTTCTTCATGTTCCTGTACCTCGAGGTCCTGGACGCGTCGTTCTCCTTCGACGGCGTCATCGGCGCCTTCGCCATCACGAACGACATCATCCTGATGGCCCTCGGCCTCGGCATCGGCGCCATGTACGTCCGGTCGCTCACGGTCTACCTGGTCCGCCAGGGCACCCTCGACGACTACGTCTACCTGGAGCACGGCGCGCACTACGCGATCGGCGCCCTCGCCGGCATCCTGCTCATCACGATCCGCTTCGAGGTCAACGAGATCGTCACCGGCCTCATCGGTGTCGTCCTGATCGCCTGGTCCTTCTGGTCCTCCGTGCGCCGCAACCGAGCAATCGCGGCCGCAGAGGGAAAAGCTGAGGCCTCGGACGACAAGGCTGAGATCTCGTCCGGGGTGTGA
- a CDS encoding TerD family protein, with the protein MSFWEGLWRGRSTDFDSGSAATNAIELTKRNHTISLTKQGAATGNLRINLSWRMRTSDIGGSQRESLLRHPFKAFKPDVVQAHTQSMVNVDLDLGCMYELADGTKGVVQPLGGFLGELNGAPYVKLSGDDRFGSGSGETIFVNLDHREQIKRLLVFVYIYDQTPAFDRTHAIVTLFPSNGPRIEIGLDERHSQARSCAVVMIENIKNELVVRREVKFVYGFQAELDRLYGWGLQWGRGYKTKADR; encoded by the coding sequence ATGAGCTTCTGGGAAGGCTTGTGGCGCGGACGGTCGACAGACTTCGACTCGGGCAGCGCGGCGACCAACGCCATCGAACTGACCAAACGGAACCACACCATCTCGCTCACCAAACAGGGCGCCGCCACCGGCAACCTCCGCATCAACCTGTCCTGGCGGATGCGCACCTCCGACATAGGCGGGTCCCAGCGGGAGAGCCTGCTGCGCCACCCCTTCAAGGCGTTCAAGCCGGACGTGGTGCAGGCACACACCCAGAGCATGGTCAACGTCGACCTCGACCTGGGCTGCATGTACGAGCTCGCGGACGGCACCAAGGGAGTCGTCCAGCCACTGGGCGGCTTCCTTGGCGAGCTCAACGGGGCGCCGTACGTGAAACTCAGCGGTGACGACCGCTTCGGCTCCGGCTCGGGCGAGACGATCTTCGTCAACCTCGACCACCGCGAGCAGATAAAACGGCTCCTGGTCTTCGTCTACATCTACGACCAGACCCCCGCCTTCGACCGTACGCACGCGATCGTGACGCTCTTCCCGAGCAACGGCCCCCGGATCGAGATCGGCCTCGACGAGAGGCACTCCCAGGCCAGGTCCTGCGCGGTGGTCATGATCGAGAACATCAAGAACGAACTGGTGGTGCGGCGCGAGGTGAAGTTCGTGTACGGCTTCCAGGCCGAGCTCGACCGGCTCTACGGCTGGGGACTCCAGTGGGGTCGCGGCTACAAGACGAAAGCCGACCGCTGA